The DNA segment TTCAATTTGCGCCTTCGTTAACTTCGCGACCGCCTCATTGAACTCTTCAAGTTTTCGCACTTTAAAGCGATTGAACGACCGGTTTCGTTTTTCCATTTCTCTAACGCCCCAGCGAAGTGCGACGACCGCCTTCTTCGGTTCGCAAATCGGCGGCATCAAGAGATGGGGAATGTTATTGAACAAAGTGAGATCGACCTGTTTGGGGTCGATCAATACAATCCGCAAAGTTTTGGGCGAATGACGGAAAATAAACCCCGTGATGCTTGATACAACAAACACCGATTTACCAGAGCCCGTTTGCCCGGCGACCATCATGTGCGGCATTGAACGAAGATCCACCACGCGAGGCGTCCCGTCGACTTCCCGGCCCAAACAAATTGGCAGGACGGTGTCTTCTTTCCAGAATTTCGAATCCGCCAAAATGTCCTTAAGATAAACTGTTTCTCGATGGGCATTGGATGTTTCGATGCCAACGACATCGCGACCTGGAATCGGTGCGATAATCCGAAGCGATTCCGCACTAAGCGCCAACGCCAAATCGTCGGCGCGGTTGGTGATCGCGGTTAATTGCACATCCGCATTGGGGCGGAATTCAAACAGCGTAACCGCAGGGCCCGATTTTGCTGCGACGACTTCGCCATTCACATCGAACTTCGAAAGCTTTTCGACAATGATGCGCGCTTTTTCTTCTATCTCTCGTTTGTCGACTCGAATCCTAGTGGCCGGTGGATCTTCTAAAACCGAAAGATCGGGCAGTTTCCAGTTTTCGACTTGGCGATTTACTTTCGCCTGCATTTTTACGGGACGTCTTTTAAGTCCGGCAAGCACCGGCTTATGAGAGTTCGCCATTAACGACGCAGAGTTCACTTCTGCTTCGTCCAAGACCTCTTCTTCAGTTTCCCCGTGGTCTTCAAAATCAATTTCGGCCTTCGATGCATTTGTGGTGGAACTTTTCGATGTATTCTTTTTTGGACGAACTAGCGCCAGGACCTTGTCAGCCAGTCCTGGTTTTTCTGAATCTTTGTTTGATACCTTTTGAACAGCGTTTTCCACATTTGCGGAACTCGGTTTATCATTCAAATTATCCGCCCGAGCCTTGGCCGGTGGCGGCAAAGTGAGATTTGCCTCTAGCACCTTGAATCCGGTAGCGATCCCCTGCCCAGTTCGACGGAAACCCGCCATAACTGTCTGGATCCAATCTTCAACTGACCGTTCGGAATAAAAAATCACAAGAACCAGGGCAACACTCCACAACAATACTGCCACGCCAACCAGATTAAAGACTGCGATTAAGCCACGAACAACGATGGCTCCAAAAAGACCGCCAACGGGAATATGACCGTTAAAGACTTTTTCAGCTGGAAGGTGCAGCGCCAATAAAGAAGAGGCCGTCAAAAGCAACGCAACTCCCCAAGCCAAACGAACAACCAGAGTCGATCCACCCTCGCGCTCCATGAAAGTTCGCCAAGCCAACCGAAGCGACCCGTAAACAAACAGCCAGGCTCCAAGTCCGAATCCTTGGTAGAGAAGGTCCGCCAAAAAGCTTCCTACGAAGCCGCAGGCGTTCTTCGCCACGAGACCCATTCCGGTCGAATTGAAAGAAGGATCTGACGAATGAAAAGTCGCCAACGCCAATGCGAGAAAAATACCCGCTGCCGCCCAGATGATACCGATCACATCCCGACGAATACGACCCGAGAACCCATGCGCAGATTTTGAAGACCGAAGACTCACACCCATGTCGAACAGTTTATGCGGAACACACCGTTGGTTCCTAGCGCCGCGGCGCTCGACTTGACTTTGGTAGCGTGGCTCCGTAGCCACGCGTGTATGACAGCGCTCAAGATCAACGAGGTCTTTTACAGTATCCAGGGGGAAACCTCTTGGGTTGGCTTCCCGACGGTCTTCATCCGAACGTCTGGCTGCAACCTCCGATGTCGATATTGCGACACGACCTATGCGTTTTATCAGGGCGAGCTGCGGTCGATCGAATCCTTAATCGAAGAAGTACAGTCCCATCCAGCCAAACACGTCTGTCTGACCGGAGGAGAGCCGTTGCTCCAGCG comes from the Deltaproteobacteria bacterium genome and includes:
- a CDS encoding DNA translocase FtsK, which produces MGVSLRSSKSAHGFSGRIRRDVIGIIWAAAGIFLALALATFHSSDPSFNSTGMGLVAKNACGFVGSFLADLLYQGFGLGAWLFVYGSLRLAWRTFMEREGGSTLVVRLAWGVALLLTASSLLALHLPAEKVFNGHIPVGGLFGAIVVRGLIAVFNLVGVAVLLWSVALVLVIFYSERSVEDWIQTVMAGFRRTGQGIATGFKVLEANLTLPPPAKARADNLNDKPSSANVENAVQKVSNKDSEKPGLADKVLALVRPKKNTSKSSTTNASKAEIDFEDHGETEEEVLDEAEVNSASLMANSHKPVLAGLKRRPVKMQAKVNRQVENWKLPDLSVLEDPPATRIRVDKREIEEKARIIVEKLSKFDVNGEVVAAKSGPAVTLFEFRPNADVQLTAITNRADDLALALSAESLRIIAPIPGRDVVGIETSNAHRETVYLKDILADSKFWKEDTVLPICLGREVDGTPRVVDLRSMPHMMVAGQTGSGKSVFVVSSITGFIFRHSPKTLRIVLIDPKQVDLTLFNNIPHLLMPPICEPKKAVVALRWGVREMEKRNRSFNRFKVRKLEEFNEAVAKLTKAQIEEHAQINTDLEIQNRKNEMYYYTLQPFIVYVIEEFGDLMMTDKQHVEEGVVRLTQMARAAGMHLILAMQTPRKEIVTGRIKTNIPGRVSFKVPGFLDSKIILDEKGAERLLGRGDMLFLSPGVSKPQRHHAPWLTNEEIEKVVKSWSDQAEPQYDELAMRALEGGSAEGEGGAFNGGTGAFAAGEFGDEPSSDDMYDHILAWVSGQKTVSASLIQRKFGLGYPRASRLIDQFENQGVVGPSNGSKPRQVLIQPMPEP